A single genomic interval of candidate division KSB1 bacterium harbors:
- a CDS encoding FHA domain-containing protein, which produces MSPENLTESEQPLAIVLVEAKPGSGRIVIPGAKKTISLVEYRQTQNVTIPEHMVVYKEKTIRMGRDASNELILDIPNVSRYHAILTSSTSSLRVSDLKSTNGTFVNGNPVTTPVKLETGDIVEIGSAKLKIELLSDIDSKTNLQLVGTRFDPITTSCVVTVLVADIVGYTKLSELLPYEDVTRTLQSWFERMTQIIREYDGKVDKYIGDCVMAFWPGEDLNAKILAIEATRAAVELKKETRFFSESPDCLHGYAYDWDCRVSLNTGQAMIGTVGARGSRDFTVLGDTVNVAFHLNTVAGARGYDFVLGDTTAKHIDEIFKPIKLGPVELKGRRQKTIAYTLPETF; this is translated from the coding sequence ATGTCACCAGAGAATCTAACGGAATCTGAACAACCACTTGCTATCGTTTTAGTTGAGGCCAAACCGGGCAGCGGGCGAATTGTTATTCCCGGCGCAAAAAAGACAATTTCCCTGGTCGAATACCGGCAGACACAGAACGTGACTATTCCGGAGCACATGGTCGTATATAAAGAAAAAACCATCCGGATGGGCAGAGATGCTTCAAATGAGTTGATTCTCGACATTCCCAACGTCTCCCGGTATCATGCAATTTTAACATCATCGACCTCATCTCTTCGGGTGAGCGATTTGAAAAGCACCAACGGCACTTTTGTCAACGGCAATCCGGTGACCACTCCGGTAAAGCTCGAAACCGGAGACATCGTCGAAATTGGATCTGCAAAACTAAAAATCGAACTGCTTTCGGATATTGACTCTAAAACAAATTTGCAGCTTGTGGGAACGCGGTTTGATCCAATAACCACTTCCTGCGTCGTGACAGTTCTGGTAGCAGATATCGTGGGTTATACTAAACTCAGCGAACTTTTACCTTATGAAGATGTTACCAGAACGCTGCAGTCCTGGTTTGAAAGAATGACGCAAATTATTCGTGAATATGACGGCAAAGTTGACAAATACATAGGAGATTGTGTCATGGCTTTTTGGCCCGGCGAGGATTTAAACGCAAAGATTTTAGCGATTGAGGCAACCCGAGCCGCGGTTGAATTAAAAAAAGAGACCCGGTTTTTTTCAGAAAGTCCGGATTGCCTGCACGGGTACGCCTATGATTGGGACTGCCGTGTTTCTCTAAATACTGGCCAGGCAATGATTGGCACCGTTGGCGCACGCGGCTCCAGGGATTTTACTGTATTAGGGGACACGGTGAACGTGGCTTTTCACCTCAATACAGTCGCCGGCGCACGCGGGTATGATTTCGTTCTCGGCGACACGACCGCGAAACATATCGATGAAATTTTCAAACCTATAAAGCTTGGCCCAGTTGAATTAAAAGGTCGAAGACAGAAAACGATTGCTTACACTTTGCCGGAAACTTTTTGA